In one Gemmatimonadota bacterium genomic region, the following are encoded:
- a CDS encoding aldo/keto reductase, which translates to MQKRNLGRAQLEVSALGLGCMGMSDFYGAHDDNESIATIHRAIELGVTLLDTADMYGPFTNEQLVGKAIRDRRDRVVLATKFGNMRSDSGAYLGINGSPDYVRKACDASLGRLGVDHIDLYYQHRVDPKVPIEDTVGAMADLVGAGKVRHLGMSEAAPATLRRANAVHPITALQTEYSLWSRDVEDEILPTCRELGVGFVAYSPLGRGFLTGKFKSENDLPADDWRHNNPRFQGENFDRNLELVRHVEQLAKSKGCTPSQIALAWLLHRGNDIVPIPGTRHEKYLEENVGALAVVLTAADMSRIDEIAPRGVAAGARYAEGGMKSVGL; encoded by the coding sequence ATGCAGAAACGAAATCTTGGACGTGCGCAGCTGGAAGTATCCGCACTCGGACTCGGGTGCATGGGAATGAGCGACTTCTATGGCGCACATGATGACAACGAATCGATCGCGACGATTCATCGGGCGATCGAACTGGGAGTAACGCTGCTGGACACCGCGGACATGTATGGACCGTTCACCAACGAGCAACTCGTTGGAAAGGCGATCCGCGATCGTCGCGACAGGGTAGTGCTCGCGACCAAGTTCGGGAACATGCGGTCGGACTCGGGTGCCTATCTTGGCATCAACGGTTCGCCGGATTACGTGCGGAAGGCGTGCGATGCATCGTTGGGACGCCTGGGCGTGGATCACATCGATCTCTACTATCAGCATCGCGTCGATCCGAAGGTGCCGATCGAGGATACGGTAGGCGCGATGGCAGATCTCGTGGGCGCGGGAAAGGTGCGACATCTGGGGATGAGCGAGGCCGCGCCGGCTACACTGCGGCGTGCCAACGCGGTGCATCCGATAACTGCGTTGCAGACCGAGTATTCACTCTGGAGTCGCGACGTGGAGGATGAGATCCTCCCAACGTGCCGCGAGCTTGGTGTCGGTTTCGTCGCCTACAGCCCACTCGGCCGTGGCTTTCTCACCGGCAAATTCAAGAGTGAGAACGATCTTCCCGCCGACGACTGGCGTCACAATAATCCGCGCTTTCAGGGGGAGAATTTCGACAGGAATCTGGAGCTGGTGCGGCACGTCGAGCAGTTGGCGAAGTCGAAAGGCTGCACGCCATCGCAGATCGCGCTCGCATGGCTGCTGCATCGGGGCAACGATATCGTGCCGATTCCGGGGACCAGGCACGAGAAGTATCTGGAGGAGAACGTCGGAGCGCTGGCCGTGGTGCTCACGGCTGCGGACATGTCGCGCATCGATGAGATCGCACCGCGCGGAGTTGCGGCGGGGGCGCGATACGCCGAGGGCGGGATGAAGTCGGTGGGTTTGTAA
- a CDS encoding aldo/keto reductase, producing MIARRKLGTQGLTVSAIGLGCMGMTASYGSPEERDEREAIATLHRALEIGVTFLDTAEVYGPFTNEELLGRALKGKRDQATIATKFGWRIGKPGEERGLDSRPVHIREAVEGSLRRLQTDHIDLLYQHRVDPTVPIEDVVGTMADLVHAGKARFLGLSEAGEETIRRAHAVHPISALQSEYSLWERNLEPRIIPLLRQLGIGLVPFSPLGRGFLTGAVKRADEYPEGDFRRGDPRFQGANFDANVRAVSVVKEIGVQKKATPAQIALAWLLHKGDDIVPIPGTKHRARLEEDAGAVDVVLSDAEMTRLDDALAPDKVAGERYTKERMATVDR from the coding sequence ATGATCGCTCGACGAAAGCTCGGAACACAAGGCCTCACAGTCTCCGCCATCGGACTCGGCTGCATGGGGATGACCGCGTCATATGGATCGCCGGAGGAGCGTGATGAGCGGGAAGCCATCGCGACGCTGCACCGTGCGCTCGAGATCGGCGTCACCTTCCTGGATACCGCAGAGGTGTACGGTCCCTTCACCAACGAAGAGCTGCTTGGCCGCGCGCTGAAGGGGAAACGGGACCAGGCGACAATCGCGACCAAGTTCGGCTGGCGCATCGGGAAGCCCGGGGAGGAGCGCGGTCTCGACAGCAGGCCGGTGCACATCCGCGAAGCAGTGGAAGGCTCGCTGCGCCGGCTGCAGACAGATCACATAGATCTTTTATATCAGCATCGCGTCGATCCCACCGTCCCCATCGAGGATGTCGTGGGCACGATGGCCGACCTCGTGCACGCGGGCAAGGCTCGCTTTCTCGGACTCTCGGAAGCAGGCGAGGAAACGATAAGACGCGCCCACGCCGTACACCCGATATCCGCCCTGCAGAGCGAGTATTCGCTGTGGGAGCGCAACCTGGAGCCGCGCATCATTCCGCTGCTGCGTCAGCTCGGCATCGGGCTCGTTCCATTCAGCCCACTCGGCCGCGGCTTTCTCACTGGCGCGGTGAAGCGCGCCGACGAATATCCGGAAGGCGACTTCCGTCGTGGCGATCCACGCTTTCAGGGCGCGAATTTTGATGCTAACGTGCGCGCGGTTTCCGTAGTGAAGGAGATCGGGGTGCAGAAGAAGGCGACTCCGGCACAGATCGCGCTCGCATGGCTGCTGCACAAGGGTGATGACATCGTGCCGATCCCGGGCACCAAGCATCGTGCCCGTCTGGAGGAAGATGCCGGCGCGGTCGATGTGGTGCTCAGTGACGCGGAAATGACGCGACTCGACGATGCGCTTGCGCCCGACAAGGTGGCGGGCGAACGCTACACCAAGGAACGCATGGCAACTGTGGACAGGTAG
- a CDS encoding DUF5602 domain-containing protein, whose protein sequence is MYTKRFIGIAAVVATATAAIAIACSNTEAPDSKAGTFYGPSQSFAQGTARAWVQTDAAGAPTALGIAMTEQALNGLPATATGPSPTALMVTLPLPAQAQGHGFDHAELGWNPNGHEPPQLYGVPHFDLHFYMVSSAAQNAILPSDPQYGAKAANYPSANMIPTGYVPPPGVAAANAVPQMGLHWTDTRAPELNGQGFTNTFIFGSWDGKFIFLEPMITKAYLETHPNATHAIPQPADWGASGRFPTSYTVSYDQSAKEYRFTLGGLTQH, encoded by the coding sequence ATGTACACGAAACGATTCATCGGCATCGCCGCAGTAGTGGCGACCGCGACCGCGGCCATCGCGATTGCCTGCTCCAACACCGAGGCGCCGGACTCGAAAGCGGGTACGTTCTACGGGCCGTCGCAGAGCTTCGCGCAGGGGACCGCGCGCGCGTGGGTGCAGACCGACGCGGCCGGCGCCCCGACTGCACTGGGTATTGCCATGACCGAACAGGCTCTCAACGGCCTGCCCGCGACGGCGACCGGTCCGAGCCCTACCGCGCTGATGGTCACGCTGCCGCTACCGGCACAGGCGCAGGGTCACGGCTTCGACCACGCCGAGCTGGGGTGGAATCCAAATGGGCACGAGCCACCGCAGCTGTATGGCGTACCGCACTTCGACCTGCACTTCTACATGGTGAGTAGTGCAGCGCAGAACGCCATCCTCCCGAGCGATCCGCAGTACGGCGCCAAGGCGGCGAATTATCCGTCGGCGAACATGATACCGACTGGTTACGTTCCACCTCCGGGCGTAGCGGCCGCCAACGCCGTTCCGCAGATGGGCCTGCACTGGACCGACACCAGGGCGCCCGAGCTGAACGGACAGGGATTCACCAACACGTTCATCTTTGGGTCGTGGGATGGAAAGTTCATCTTCCTCGAACCGATGATCACCAAGGCGTATCTCGAGACGCATCCCAATGCGACTCACGCCATTCCGCAGCCTGCCGACTGGGGAGCGTCGGGCCGTTTCCCGACGAGTTACACGGTCAGCTACGACCAGTCGGCGAAGGAGTATCGCTTCACGCTCGGCGGGTTGACGCAGCACTGA
- a CDS encoding protein kinase, translating to MSQERNAEVERLFDELMELEPAARETRVRQLASTPDVSPAVAGEVTSLLAAADRAGDFLGVLTRAIADSDVDCEAGEVIAGRYRLQSRLGQGATGDVHLAWDNQLERPVALKFLRGAARDNLTGRARFLAEARAAAKLDHRHVATVHDVGEDGHRRAFIAMAYYPGETLRDRIAKGALPLADALRIAAQIASALDAAHSVGIVHRDVKPANVLFDADGAVKLADFGAAKLTTGTMSAKDEITIGTIAYMSPEQARGEPVDHRTDLWALGVLLYEMLAGVRPFTASNAETLLRALANDEPPLPLPDDVHATSEIRELLASLLTSDVARRAGSAAIVNHTLANYINDDASSTTTRASASVALPSPVTSFVGREREIALARDLLSQTRLLTLTGPGGTGKTRLALQLAANLHDEDIDGIWFVPLAEISDPSLVPSILAQTMGLRDLGGSNPRDRVIAALRERRAVVVLDNFEHVIRAATFVSALLARCPRVSVLVTSRIPLGVQGEQELPVPPLTTPSSTDSDAASSEAVRLFVQRARAVRPDFTLNDDGLLAVAEICRRLDGLPLALELAAARAKLLSPRAMLARLESRFDLLQADSYDRPARHSTMRNVIDWSYVLLTDAERTLFNTLSVFAAGVSLEAAEAMYDATHLRNGDPRSSFAVLDLLGSLCNKSLLRQEEQSDGEPRFIMLETVREFALDRLRAAGGETEARRAHAAYYLSLAERAASQLRGPAQAEWLDRLEREYANCRIAIDTALGQTRAQSPEGLVTAARLAIALHRLWLTRGPLLEGVEYLRRVTEAADDDALRDAVSDPLDIKLRAGLLSSAGQLANVRSVFPQAHDFFARSLALHREACDEAGVATTLNNLAWSAWIMGDMNAGEQMATTAMRMHEKSSDALGATLSLNTLGWIAMERGQYSRAETYFANAVTSHQQRGDRRAVAFTLGWIGILAARRGDFSRAIELHTRAIDMLEPVADQGYRVLSCVRLAAARHAAGEPGDHVTAIEMKHLPELHEQGGRLWPIAYTLTELGAMLRDEGRLHHAHRILDEALEVRRQTGGLHGVAEARLLLGTVLHALGGEVQAREELFRALTTARDFGAIPVAIDCIEAIATLTLAPARPELAATLLAAAGHRREILGARRAPRYDTAYERSRASLSSAMGDDAFARAWRSGATTSVNDAITLALHSHS from the coding sequence GTGTCGCAGGAGCGGAATGCAGAGGTCGAGCGCCTCTTCGACGAGCTCATGGAGCTCGAACCCGCCGCGCGCGAAACGCGTGTACGACAGCTGGCGTCCACACCCGATGTTTCTCCCGCTGTTGCCGGTGAAGTAACATCACTGCTCGCCGCCGCAGACCGTGCTGGTGACTTTTTGGGTGTTCTCACGCGCGCAATCGCCGACTCTGACGTCGATTGCGAGGCAGGCGAAGTCATCGCGGGACGGTACCGGCTACAGAGCCGTCTTGGCCAGGGCGCGACCGGCGATGTCCATCTCGCATGGGACAATCAGCTCGAGCGGCCGGTAGCGCTCAAATTTCTCCGCGGCGCCGCACGCGACAACCTCACAGGACGGGCGCGCTTCCTGGCGGAGGCACGCGCCGCGGCGAAACTGGACCATCGACACGTCGCAACGGTGCACGACGTCGGTGAGGATGGACATCGACGAGCGTTCATCGCGATGGCTTACTATCCCGGCGAAACTCTCCGTGACCGTATCGCGAAAGGTGCGCTGCCACTGGCCGACGCCCTTCGCATCGCCGCGCAGATCGCGAGCGCGCTGGACGCCGCGCATTCGGTGGGAATCGTTCATCGAGACGTGAAGCCTGCAAATGTTCTGTTCGACGCCGATGGCGCGGTCAAGCTTGCAGACTTCGGCGCGGCGAAGCTGACCACGGGAACCATGTCGGCGAAAGACGAAATCACGATCGGGACCATCGCCTACATGTCGCCGGAGCAGGCGCGCGGAGAGCCTGTAGACCACCGTACCGATCTGTGGGCGCTGGGTGTGCTGTTGTACGAGATGCTCGCAGGCGTTCGTCCATTCACGGCATCGAACGCGGAGACACTGTTACGAGCGCTCGCCAATGACGAGCCGCCGCTACCACTGCCGGACGACGTTCACGCAACGTCGGAAATCCGCGAGTTGCTTGCGAGTCTCCTGACAAGTGACGTCGCACGACGTGCAGGGAGCGCAGCAATCGTGAATCACACCCTCGCCAACTACATCAACGACGATGCGAGCTCGACCACGACACGCGCATCGGCGAGCGTCGCGCTCCCGAGCCCTGTGACGAGTTTCGTAGGGCGGGAGCGGGAAATCGCGCTTGCACGCGATCTCCTGTCGCAAACCCGCCTGCTTACGCTCACCGGTCCGGGCGGTACCGGCAAGACTCGTCTCGCACTACAACTCGCCGCCAACCTACACGACGAGGACATCGACGGAATCTGGTTCGTACCGCTCGCGGAGATCTCGGATCCGTCCCTGGTCCCCTCGATTCTCGCACAGACCATGGGCTTGCGTGACCTCGGCGGTAGCAATCCGCGCGACCGTGTGATCGCCGCCCTGCGTGAGCGACGCGCCGTTGTAGTGCTCGATAACTTCGAGCATGTAATTCGGGCCGCGACGTTCGTGTCGGCGCTGCTCGCTCGCTGCCCTCGGGTGTCGGTACTTGTCACGAGCAGAATTCCACTCGGCGTGCAGGGCGAGCAGGAGCTGCCCGTGCCGCCACTAACCACGCCATCCTCGACAGATTCCGACGCAGCAAGCAGCGAAGCAGTACGTCTTTTCGTGCAGCGTGCGCGCGCGGTTCGGCCGGACTTCACGCTGAACGATGACGGACTCCTGGCTGTGGCGGAGATCTGCAGACGACTCGACGGTCTTCCCCTTGCACTCGAGCTCGCGGCGGCACGGGCGAAGCTGCTATCGCCGCGTGCGATGCTCGCTCGCCTGGAGAGCAGATTCGATCTGCTGCAGGCGGATTCTTATGACCGTCCGGCGCGTCACAGCACCATGCGAAACGTCATCGACTGGAGCTACGTACTTCTCACCGACGCGGAGCGGACGCTCTTCAACACCCTGTCGGTATTTGCTGCCGGCGTTTCGCTCGAAGCAGCAGAGGCGATGTACGATGCGACGCATCTCCGCAATGGAGATCCGCGCTCATCCTTTGCAGTACTCGATCTGCTCGGATCACTATGCAACAAGAGCCTGCTACGTCAGGAAGAGCAATCCGACGGAGAGCCGCGCTTCATCATGCTGGAGACGGTGCGCGAGTTTGCCCTGGATCGGCTGCGCGCGGCCGGTGGCGAGACGGAGGCGCGCCGAGCCCATGCCGCGTATTATTTATCGCTGGCAGAACGCGCCGCGAGCCAGCTCCGCGGCCCCGCGCAGGCGGAATGGCTGGATCGACTCGAGCGGGAATATGCGAATTGTCGTATCGCGATTGACACCGCACTCGGCCAGACGCGCGCGCAATCGCCCGAAGGGCTCGTAACCGCGGCGCGACTTGCGATCGCGTTGCATCGGCTGTGGCTCACACGTGGACCGCTGCTGGAGGGTGTGGAGTATCTGCGGCGAGTCACCGAAGCCGCCGACGACGACGCACTTCGCGACGCCGTGAGCGATCCGCTCGACATCAAGCTGCGAGCGGGCCTGCTGAGCAGTGCCGGTCAGCTTGCGAATGTGCGCAGCGTATTTCCCCAGGCGCACGACTTCTTCGCCCGAAGCCTCGCATTGCACCGCGAGGCATGCGATGAGGCCGGCGTTGCGACGACGTTGAACAATCTCGCATGGTCGGCGTGGATAATGGGAGACATGAACGCCGGCGAACAGATGGCCACCACGGCGATGCGGATGCACGAGAAGTCCAGCGACGCGCTCGGCGCTACGCTGTCGCTGAACACTCTCGGCTGGATCGCGATGGAGCGTGGACAATACTCCCGCGCCGAGACGTACTTCGCAAATGCTGTGACGTCACACCAACAGCGCGGTGATCGCAGAGCGGTCGCCTTTACACTGGGATGGATCGGAATACTGGCCGCCCGTCGTGGCGATTTTTCACGCGCCATCGAGCTGCACACGCGGGCGATAGACATGCTGGAACCGGTGGCCGATCAGGGTTACAGGGTTCTGAGCTGCGTACGGCTCGCAGCTGCGCGTCATGCGGCCGGAGAGCCGGGCGACCACGTCACTGCGATCGAAATGAAGCACCTGCCGGAATTGCACGAGCAGGGTGGGCGCCTGTGGCCCATCGCCTACACGCTCACCGAGCTCGGCGCAATGCTGCGTGATGAGGGTCGCTTGCACCACGCACACCGGATCCTCGACGAGGCACTCGAAGTTCGCCGCCAGACCGGTGGATTGCATGGTGTTGCAGAGGCCCGTCTGCTACTCGGCACGGTGCTCCATGCACTGGGCGGTGAAGTTCAGGCACGGGAGGAACTCTTTCGCGCACTCACCACCGCGCGTGACTTCGGCGCAATTCCCGTCGCCATCGATTGCATCGAAGCGATCGCGACGCTCACGCTCGCCCCAGCTCGGCCCGAGCTTGCAGCGACACTGCTCGCCGCGGCTGGCCATCGTCGCGAAATACTCGGCGCACGCCGGGCGCCGCGGTACGACACGGCGTACGAACGATCGCGAGCGTCGTTGTCGTCCGCGATGGGAGACGACGCGTTCGCTCGCGCGTGGCGGTCAGGCGCGACAACTTCTGTCAACGACGCGATCACGCTCGCACTTCATTCGCATTCGTGA
- a CDS encoding ester cyclase, with protein MQQIPVIENSEPSIPTHPGRTAGATADADADVGRYYVFVDQVLQRGMMEGADEFLADDFIEHGIGGDHRRDEFLSRVRSQRARFPDAVWTIELLVAVNGLVHCHATMRAPEQPAAATHTWESVVVRFDGGKMAECWRMRDERSLTNANEVRA; from the coding sequence ATGCAGCAAATTCCCGTTATCGAGAATTCAGAGCCGTCCATCCCAACCCATCCTGGCCGGACGGCTGGAGCAACGGCGGACGCGGACGCCGACGTGGGCCGTTACTACGTATTCGTCGATCAGGTACTGCAGCGCGGCATGATGGAGGGCGCGGACGAATTCCTCGCTGACGACTTCATCGAACATGGCATCGGTGGGGATCACCGCAGAGACGAATTTCTCTCACGTGTCCGCAGCCAGCGTGCGCGATTTCCGGATGCGGTCTGGACGATCGAGCTGCTTGTAGCGGTGAACGGGCTGGTTCACTGTCATGCGACGATGAGGGCTCCCGAACAACCGGCAGCCGCGACACATACATGGGAAAGTGTTGTCGTACGGTTCGACGGCGGAAAGATGGCAGAGTGCTGGCGCATGCGCGATGAGCGTTCGCTCACGAATGCGAATGAAGTGCGAGCGTGA
- a CDS encoding sigma-70 family RNA polymerase sigma factor — protein MQNPPDPSEVTQFLRRWRAGDQSALDDLLPRVYGELREIARARLRAERVDHTLDTSALVHEAYLRLTEGATTDWQDRNHFFAVSSTAMRRVLIDHAKSRQAQKRGGAPVRVDVDLSQLADAAASAESDPESLLALDEALARLAQIHPRQAKAVELRYFAGLTLEEAAGVLSTSAPTVLRDLRFAQAWLARELS, from the coding sequence ATGCAGAATCCGCCGGACCCATCAGAAGTCACGCAGTTCCTGCGTCGGTGGCGCGCCGGTGATCAGAGCGCGCTCGACGATCTGTTGCCACGCGTGTATGGCGAGCTGCGCGAAATCGCCCGTGCACGCCTGCGCGCAGAGCGGGTCGACCACACACTGGACACCTCCGCGCTCGTCCACGAGGCCTATCTTCGCCTGACGGAAGGCGCAACCACGGACTGGCAGGACAGAAATCATTTTTTCGCGGTTTCGTCCACCGCAATGCGCCGCGTGTTGATAGATCACGCCAAGAGCCGCCAGGCGCAGAAACGCGGCGGCGCACCTGTCCGTGTCGACGTGGACCTGTCTCAGCTCGCCGACGCCGCCGCGAGCGCGGAGTCAGACCCGGAATCGTTGCTGGCACTCGACGAAGCGCTTGCGAGACTCGCGCAAATCCATCCAAGACAGGCGAAGGCGGTCGAGCTGCGCTACTTCGCGGGACTGACGTTGGAGGAAGCAGCCGGTGTGTTGTCGACGTCCGCGCCCACGGTCCTTCGCGATCTGCGCTTTGCACAGGCGTGGCTGGCGCGCGAGTTGAGCTGA